A stretch of Tachyglossus aculeatus isolate mTacAcu1 chromosome 3, mTacAcu1.pri, whole genome shotgun sequence DNA encodes these proteins:
- the FAS gene encoding tumor necrosis factor receptor superfamily member 6 isoform X1 encodes MIRGGDRLGPTVLLCLFGILCESYGSPRSHVEAQRLERKRSIFKREVNCSSDQYFTNGLCCEKCPAGSVVAQHCNATGNKPKCEGCKDGFDFMDHSNGLGKCLRCGTCDEVVGLIEEEPCRKTQNVKCRCKEDYICSDSPCVHCTALPTETGYSALWFLSLLPLILALGCAIYFLCKRRKKKKFQLVKYKEFEMIPIPYPDIDLSGHIIDIADRMTISDVKCFVRKNNMTPVIMDQILHDHLHDTAEQKVQLLRRWYQSHGTKGAFRTLITSLREAKLCAVADEIMKSVEGAENGNTHASVATSGEA; translated from the exons gTCCTTCTCTGTCTTTTTGGAATTCTGTGCGAAAGCTACGGCAGCCCCAGGAGTCATGTGGAAGCCCAGCGTTTGGAAAGAAAAAGGAGCATTTTTAAAAGGGAAGTGAATTGCTCCAGTGACCAATACTTCACAAATGGTCTCTGCTGTGAGAAGTGTCCGGCCG GTTCGGTGGTAGCCCAACACTGCAACGCCACCGGGAACAAACCAAAGTGTGAAGGCTGCAAAGATGGGTTCGATTTCATGGACCACAGTAATGGACTCGGAAAATGCCTGCGATGTGGCACTTGCGATGAAGTGGTTG GCTTGATAGAGGAAGAGCCCTGTCGAAAAACGCAGAATGTGAAATGCAGATGTAAGGAAGACtatatttgttcagattcacCATGCGTTCACTGTACTGCTTTGCCAA CAGAGACTGGATATTCAGCCTTGTGGTTCCTGAGTCTTCTACCACTGATCCTGGCGCTGGGGTGTGCGATATATTTTTTAT gtaagagaagaaaaaagaagaaattccAGCTTGTTAAATACAAAGAGTTT gaAATGATTCCTATTCCTTATCCAG ATATCGACCTGAGCGGTCATATCATTGATATTGCCGACCGGATGACAATAAGTGACGTCAAATGCTTCGTTCGGAAGAACAACATGACTCCGGTCATAATGGATCAGATACTTCACGATCACTTGCACGACACAGCAGAGCAAAAAGTGCAGTTGCTTCGGCGCTGGTACCAATCTCACGGGACGAAAGGGGCATTCAGAACTCTCATCACCAGCCTCAGAGAAGCCAAACTGTGCGCCGTCGCGGACGAGATTATGAAGTCAGTGGAGGGGGCTGAAAACGGGAACACCCACGCCTCCGTGGCAACGTCAGGCGAGGCCTAA
- the FAS gene encoding tumor necrosis factor receptor superfamily member 6 isoform X2, which yields MIRGGDRLGPTVLLCLFGILCESYGSPRSHVEAQRLERKRSIFKREVNCSSDQYFTNGLCCEKCPAGSVVAQHCNATGNKPKCEGCKDGFDFMDHSNGLGKCLRCGTCDEVVGLIEEEPCRKTQNVKCRCKEDYICSDSPCVHCTALPKTGYSALWFLSLLPLILALGCAIYFLCKRRKKKKFQLVKYKEFEMIPIPYPDIDLSGHIIDIADRMTISDVKCFVRKNNMTPVIMDQILHDHLHDTAEQKVQLLRRWYQSHGTKGAFRTLITSLREAKLCAVADEIMKSVEGAENGNTHASVATSGEA from the exons gTCCTTCTCTGTCTTTTTGGAATTCTGTGCGAAAGCTACGGCAGCCCCAGGAGTCATGTGGAAGCCCAGCGTTTGGAAAGAAAAAGGAGCATTTTTAAAAGGGAAGTGAATTGCTCCAGTGACCAATACTTCACAAATGGTCTCTGCTGTGAGAAGTGTCCGGCCG GTTCGGTGGTAGCCCAACACTGCAACGCCACCGGGAACAAACCAAAGTGTGAAGGCTGCAAAGATGGGTTCGATTTCATGGACCACAGTAATGGACTCGGAAAATGCCTGCGATGTGGCACTTGCGATGAAGTGGTTG GCTTGATAGAGGAAGAGCCCTGTCGAAAAACGCAGAATGTGAAATGCAGATGTAAGGAAGACtatatttgttcagattcacCATGCGTTCACTGTACTGCTTTGCCAA AGACTGGATATTCAGCCTTGTGGTTCCTGAGTCTTCTACCACTGATCCTGGCGCTGGGGTGTGCGATATATTTTTTAT gtaagagaagaaaaaagaagaaattccAGCTTGTTAAATACAAAGAGTTT gaAATGATTCCTATTCCTTATCCAG ATATCGACCTGAGCGGTCATATCATTGATATTGCCGACCGGATGACAATAAGTGACGTCAAATGCTTCGTTCGGAAGAACAACATGACTCCGGTCATAATGGATCAGATACTTCACGATCACTTGCACGACACAGCAGAGCAAAAAGTGCAGTTGCTTCGGCGCTGGTACCAATCTCACGGGACGAAAGGGGCATTCAGAACTCTCATCACCAGCCTCAGAGAAGCCAAACTGTGCGCCGTCGCGGACGAGATTATGAAGTCAGTGGAGGGGGCTGAAAACGGGAACACCCACGCCTCCGTGGCAACGTCAGGCGAGGCCTAA